Below is a window of Clostridiales bacterium DNA.
AAAGAGTGTGATCCTCTGGCGCATTGGTTCCGCGCCCTTCTACTGCATCATACTGAACATTGATACCCTCTGCACCGATAAGAATGCTGCGCCAGGTTGCATACAGGTCAATCTTTTTCTGGACCCATTGGCGATCAAGGTCCGCATTTGTTGGGTTCGGGCCAAGAATGCCATATTCGTTGATCGGATCTGTAAATTCATGCTCCTTGTCATAAGGATGGGTTGTGCTGTCATTTAGTTTAGTTTCTTCATCATTAAAGAGCTCTGTACAAGCTTCATTTTGATACCAGCCAATCAGTTCTGCTGTTTCCTGCCGACCATCCGGAAGACTGATTTTCCCGTTATAGGGAACTTTAAAGGACATTTTCTGGTTATCACTACCCCAGTCAACGTCTTTGTCCTCATCTGGAACATTCGGATGAAGGAATACACGGTATTCCTTCTGTTTCCATTTAGCATATACTTTTATACCATCCATGGGCATCTTGTACCATGGATAAGGTGTCGTGCAAGATTTATCAAAATACCAGCCATCAAAAACATACTGTTCTTGAAGTTCAGCAGTTAATTTTGATGTAGGATCAAAATTTCTTGCATTATCAGGTATTGTTTCATTATAGAGATAGTTTTTCCCAAATTCATTCATGCTGGATGTCAAAGGATTGTTGCCACCGACATCAAGCTGTACACCATCTCCATCTACATAAATACCATCATAATATGTAATGGGCCACGACTGCCGATTGTAATAATAATTCAGCCTGGGATAATGCCCAGAATTTCCAGTGCCCACCGGAATACTGTCGTCAACGCCATCATAATAAGCTCTGCTTTCAGACTGCATTACTACAGTGAAGCCCTCATACTGCGAGGGATTTTGACTATATGGCTGAGTATTACTAGACCTGGTATGCATACAGTCTCTGTGATTCGTATAATGATAATATGTTTTTCCAGTAAATTCGAGAACCTTACTTTCCGCGCCTTCAGGTATTTCTCCGTTAACAGCTTCAAACCAGAGATGATATGTCCATTCATTATAAGAGTTGAAACGAACAACGAGGAAATTGCCATTTACATTATTTGTCGCGCCCAGGATATCTTCATTCATGCGTGAAATGATACCCTTAACCGTCCCGTCGCCACTGGCAGATGGATTCGGCTTAAGACGAGTCCCGACCATCATGACAAAACTAACAGGCTGTCGATTGTTATTCGGACCAGTAATTTGATCGTAAGTTGGCCATTGCTGACTTATATTCTCTCCGTAATATGCAGATATTGTGAAGTAAGTAGCATTATAGTTTCTCTCTGTATTATCTTCGTTAATTACACTTCTTACAACACTGGTCGTTGTTGCACGGGATGTTGTAGGCAATTGATTTGTATTTGTTGCTGTATAATGAGATACAACTCCAAATGTATTATTACCGGCTGCCGAGTTGTTGCCATAATAATATGTTCCATTTCTTTCCCAATACAGATAGAATCTAAGATTATATTTTATTCTGTTAAAGTATAAAGGCAAAACTGCTTCGCCGTCGGCTGTAATTTCAACATCTTCTGTTGGTTGTTCGCAGTTGAATCCCTTATAATGGAATGTTTGGCCATTTACCGTTACAAAGTCTTCATCACCATTGTTTGTAATGGTATATGCTATATTTGAATGAACTCTCCCACTTGCAACAGGCACAGATGCCACCAGAACATAATCTTCCGGTGTCAGTTGGGCTGCGGTCTTTCCTATACTGCCTTCCGACTGCTGATAGATAAGATATCTGTATGGAGCAGTCGTGTTTTCTTCCCACTGCGCATATATTACAGTACGGTCAGTAATTCTCCCGCCGGTAAATGCCTGTCCGGATCCGTCTCTTTGTGTATTCCATCCCATGAAGTGATAGCCGGTTTTATGCATATCATCATTTTGGGGCATAACAGCCGACTCTTCCGGTTCCAGGAACTGAGGAGCAATATAGTTACCACCTTCGCTCTCAAATACAAGCCAGAAGCCTTCAGGGGCGTTAACTCTAAACGTGACATCTCCTTCCAGAATGATTTTTGTACCATTTAGATAAGGAGGCTCCACATTCGTCGTTGTACCGCCACTGGTATAGGTTGCGCTCTTAATGTTGCCAGCGCCTTCTTCTACATTCCAGCCCTCAAAATTATGCATTCCGTCATGGGGCGTATAAGGCATGGCAATGGTATATTCGCCTTGAGTCTCATTTCTTGTAAGATACACACTGTGAGCGCCCAAAGAAAGGCTTGTTTCACTGTCTGGCGAATAAATATCAAGATCCAGATAAGTAACTACGAAGTGTGTGAATATCATAGCATAGATATTCACTGACTCGCCTTCAGTTATCAACTTATCCTCTGCCCATTTGCGGATATCCTTAATGGTCATCATACCATTCGGATTCGTTTCCGCATTATAGCGAGAGTTTGCAGTGTCTGCAGTATAATTCGGATCGAATGTCCACCCTCTGAATGTTTCCCGCTCTCCCAGCGTGCCAGTACCCGGATCATAAAGAATTGTTTCCAGATCATCGAGTTCATCGCTGTTCTTGACATACATTGTGGCAAGCAGTGTAGAGCCATTATAGAAGTTTATCTCTATACGAGCTTCATCTTCTTGAGATGGCGGATTCACAACTGCATACACAGTGAAGCTGTTCGCCTGGAAGATGACGTTGTCGCCTTCCAGGGTGAAGGGAACGGTCTCTGTGGTATTGTCATCCTTGATGTGCAGGACGGTCAGGTTGGTGGTGTCCATGCCGGCAATGGACATGGTGACTTCAACCGGCTTCTCGGGTTCGACTGCTTCGTCGATGAATGTATCCGTCAGGGTGATGTCCACCGCGCGGATCTCGCCAGCTTCTCCGCCCATTGTTTCTTCAACAATGGCGGCAATCTCTTCCGCTTCGACAGGTACAGCGGTGATTTCCGTGTTTTCCGGAACAGCCCCGGCGGGTACCTCAACCTTGAGGTCAGGCTGTTCCAGCTTGATCTCCTCTTCGTTGATGCCCACAGGGGTCAGGGTCATGTCCTCTTCAACGGGGGTTTCCGCCGTGACATACTCTCCCTTATTGCGGTTGAACCAGCCGTATACATGCTTCTTTCCTTCCGCTTGTTTCGGGAGTTCGCCGATCGGCTCACCGCGGCGGCGGATACGGGACTCACGCCGGTCACTGTGTTCCGTCTTCGGCTCTCCAAGCAGCCAGGAGAGCCACTTGCGGAACGTAGAAACCGTCTCCTCCGCTTCTTTATCATCCATATCAAAGATGATACTAAACGCTTGTTCAACAGCAGCAGCTCCAACGATATCGTTGGACTCAACCTGCTTGAAGTGCTTGCCCGCAGATTCGCCCGGCTCAGCGATAACGCTTACAGGCATCACCTGAAGAAGCATCATGAACGTAAGGAGCAGCGCCACAGCTCTCTTCATCTTCATATCTGGAAACCTCCGATTTCTTTGGGTCCTATTCTTTGCCAACAGTTACGGGGGAATTTCGATCTATAGTCGGGAATACCGCAAGGAGAATCCGTCTCCTTGCGGTTGTGATTATCAGTAGTACAGGACGGTCAGGTGCCAGGACCAGGTGAGGGTTTCTTCCGTCGCAGCAAAGGTGTAGGTTGCCTCATTAGCACCCGGGATTTCCTCAAATCCGTTGCCCTTGTTCACCTTCCAGACGTAGAGGATTTCTTCAGCATCCTCAAAGCCTTCCAACTTGCTGGTCAGGTACACCGGTTCGCCTTCTGTCATCAGCATGGTCCGGGAAGAGAAGATCGTAACCTTTTTGGGCGTTTCTTCCTTTTCTTCGGGCTGTGCTGGCTGTTCGGGTTCCTCCTCAGACAGCGTGGTCAGGTCATCCACATATACATAGCCGATCTTGTCTTCAATCAGGACAACATACCAGTCATCCTTCTGCTCCAGCACGGTGACTTCGGTGCCTTCTTCCAGTGTCTCGAAGATTGTGCTCAGTCCGTCGGGATTCATACGAACACCGGCTGTTGTTACAGTCTCCAGTGTCACAATTTCAAGTTCGTCTATTGGGGATTCATATTCTTCAATTGTCTTAGGCTTCTCTGTCTCCTTGATTACCTTGGGTACTATATTCTCTTTTTCTTCGTCGGATTCCTCTTCCGCCAAAGCCTGCTGCTCAATTTCTTCTTTCTCAATTTCAGCAATTTCGATCTCGGCATTCTCTTCAGCAGGTTCTTCTTCTGCCGGTTCCTCAGCGGGTTCCTCTTCTGCAGGCACTTCGGTCACAGGTTCCTCAACCGGTTCTTCTGTGATATTTTCTTCCGCAACGGGTTCCGTTGCCGGTTCTTCTACCACGGGTACTTCCACAACGGGTTCTGCTGCCGGCTCTTCCGCCGCGGGTTCTTCGGTCACAGGTTCTTCAGCTACAGGTGTTTCAACCGGTTCTTCCGCGACAACTTCTTCCGCAACGGGCTCCGCTGCCGGTTCTTCAGCAACAGGTTCCTCCGCAGCAGGTTCTGCTGCCGGCTCTTCAGCGGCAGGTTCTTCCACCGCGGGTTCTTCAGCCACAGGTGTTTCAACCGGTTCTTCCGCGACAACTTCTTCCGCTACGGGCTCCGCTACCGGTTCTTCCATAATGGGTTCTTCCACAGCAGGTTCTTCTGCCGGCTCTTCAATGACAGGCTCTTCCACCGCGGGTTCTTCGATTACGGGCTTTTCTGCCGGTTCTCCTGCAGGCGCTTCAGGCTCTTCCTGAGCTGCCGGTTCAGCTTCATTAATCTCATCCAGGCCAAGGGGCGTCTGATATTCTTCGATTTCCTCGGCTTCCTGCTCTTCATTTGCAGAAGGTTCTTCGACTACAGGCTCTTCAGCCTTCGGTTCTTCGGCCTTCCTGAAAGGAATGATCGGCAGGTCTTTGCCATTCAGACTGTTCTTCAGGCTGACTACTTCGGCATCGGTCAGTGCAATCACAGATTCTGCTCTGACATAGCCGCTCAGTTCGCCATTCTCTGTCAGGAAACGAATCTTCAGCCAGTCTTTCTGGGGATTCTCTGCCTTAAACGCGGATGATGCATACGCAACAGACTTGGTGGTAAAGGATCCTACCACCGAGCTCTTGCGCATATCAGAATAGACTTCGGTACCGCCTTTAACGTAGACATAACCTTTTTCAAAATGCACAGGTTCCTCTTCAGCAGGTTCCTGAGCAGGTTCTGCTACGGGCTCTGCTGCGGGTTCCTGAGCAGGTTCTTCAACAGGTTCGGCAGCCGGCTCTGCTGCAGGTTCTGCAGCGGGCTCTGCCGCGGGTTCCTGAACAGGCTCTTCTGCAGGTTCGGCAACCGGCTCTGCCACAGGTTCCTGGACTGGTTCTGCTACGGGCTCTGCCACGGGTTCCTGGGCAGGCTCTTCAACAGGTTCGGCAGCCGGCTCTGCTGCAGGTTCAGCAACAGGTTCAGTAGCGGGCTCAACCACGGGCTCCTGGACAGGTTCTGCTACGGGCTCTGCCACGGGTTCCTGGGCAGGTTCAGCAACGGGCTCTGCCGCAGACTCCTGAACAGGTTCAGCAACGGGCTCTGCCGCGGGCTCCTGGGCAGGTTCAGCTACCAGCTCTGCCGCGGGTTCCTGGACAGGTTCAGCAACCGACTCTGCCGCAGGCTCCTGAACAGGTTCAGTAGCGGGCTCTGCCGCGGGTTCCTGGACAGGCTCTGCCACGGGCTCTGCCGCAGATTCCTGGACAGGTTCAGCTACGGGCTCTGCCGCGGGTTCCTGGACAGGCTCTGCCACGGGCTCTGCCGCAGGTTCCTGGACAGGTTCTGCTACGGGCTCTGCCGCGGGTTCCTGGACAGGTTCTGCTACGGGCTCTGCCGCGGGTTCCGCAACATGTTCTGCCACGGGTTCTGCCGCGGGTTCCGCAACAGGTTCGGCGGGTTCTTCTGCCGGTGCAGCTGTCGGTTCCTCATTAACGACCTGTACGGATTCGGTCACCGGAGCCTGTTCCGGAGCGGCTTCCTGTCCTTCTTCGGCCAGGATTCCAACGGGCAGCAGGCACGCGATCATCGCAAACACACAGGCGATTGCCATCCACTGTTTCATTGTCTTCTTCATTGGTCTTCCTCCCATGCTGGTAAACTCGGTATCGATCAGCCTTTTATCGTCCAAAATGATTAGTGCATACTCTTCTACACATCCAACTTATCACATAATGTCCATCAGTTGTCCAACAAAAAACGTGCAATTTTGATAAAATGAAAGAAAAATTTATAAATTTCTATATTTGATCATCGAAAAAAGCCTAAATTCTGTCCTTTCTCAGTCTGTTCTGGCTGTTCATGGTTTTTGTTGAGTCCCGGTTGTGAATCAGAATGATCCGGAGTCCTAAAATCCCCGGAGACTTCTGTCTCCGGGGATTGGATGGTTTATTGGGGTATTGGATTATTGAGCTGTTTCCGCCGATTCTTCCGCCACGTCGCTGAAGTAGCTGCCGACAATTGCGTCCGCCCAGGAGATGTACTGGGTGATCTTGTAGTTCTGCAGTACTTCCGGATGGAAGTCGTAATACACGTTGGAGTATACGGGGATCATCGGTTCAACTTCGGTGAAACGCTTCAGGAAGCTGAGCCATTTCGTGCAGTACGTCAGCAGGTCACCCTGCTCCGTCTGCCGCATTTCCCCTGCCAGCTTCACCAGTTCCTCATCCTTGACGCCGCATACGTTCACTGCGCCGCCTTCCATAAACATCGGGGAAGGATCGAACGCAACCTCAAAGTTGGTACCAAGGTAAAGCATATCATAGTCCGTATCTGTCTGACCGTAGTAAATCGGCAGTATGGCGTCACTCGTCTCTGTTGTCAGGGAAATCCCAGCTTCCTTCAGGGGGGCTGCAAACCAGATGTCCAGCGCTTCGCCGATATCCGTGGTTACCGGATAAAACAGTTTCAGCTCCAGCGGAACCAGTTCCCCGTTAATATTCTTGCAGCGGACATCGTCCTTGCTGCTGTCATAAGTTCCACCGGTCCGGTTCAGCGTCCATCCGGCCGCGTCGAGAATTTGGTTGGCCCGATCGGTGTTGAATTCATATGTTTCCAGATCGGCAAGGGTTACTTCTTCCCAGTCCTTCTGCAACTGTTCCTTTTCAGCCTCGGTCATACCCTCATCCGGTTCCTGGGCAAGCGTACCGCTTACCATCTGGTACATCCACTGTCCAAGGCCATAGAAACCGTCTGTTTTGACGCCGTATTCACCGACATAGTCATCCTTCAGGGCTTCCTTATCCAGGCACAAAGCAATCGCTTTGCGCACTTCAGGATCCGCCGTCGCGGGGTTCTCCCCGTTGAAGGTGATAAAGCTCAGCCCAGGCCGGGGATATGCGTCTGCAGCAAATGATCCTTCGCCGACTGCACGGGTCATTGCGTCCTGGACCACGTCTGCACGGGACACCTTGTTCAGCAGGCCGTATTTTCCCTGCAGCAGTTCGTCAATCATTGTTTCATTGTTTGCCATTTTGTAAACAATCCGCGGAATAACCGGTTTCATGCCTTCGGAGTTCCCCTTGTAATACGGATTCAGTTCAAACCGAGCTTCTCTTCCGTCAAATGATACCAGTCGATAGGCACCGCTCACCACTTCCGGATGGCTTACATAGCCGCTCGTGGTATTCAGCAGTGTATTCTTCAGCAGGTCTGCCGTAAAAAGTGCGTCACCGCCTGCATTTCCCTTATTCCGGATATACACTCCGTTTCCATCGTCCGCTACTTCGCATCCGGGTGCGATAACCTGAATCGGATAGGGGTAGCAGTCCAATAAACTGACTTCATAGAAGAAAGGCAGGTATGCCGCGTTGATGGTAATTTTCAGCGAATAATCTCCGGTCACCTGTACACCGGCCAGATAAGGGGTATTCCCCGCCGCATAGTCATTCCAGCCAAGCAGGTAATCTGCCTGTTTGGTCGCTCCGCCGATTTCACTGATCAGGGGAGATGTGCGCAGCAGCCAGCTGAATGCATAATCCCAGGCCGTAATCTTCGTTCCGTCGGAATAATACAGGTCATCGTACAGCGTCAGGCTGTAAACATGGTCTCCGGCTGTGTCCCGGGTAACAACACTTCCAATGGTCACCACGGACGGATCCAGCTGGAAGCCGCTGACTGAGGTATTCCACTCAACCAGGTTGTATCCGTGAATCAGCCTCCGCACGTCCACGTCACTGGTGGAGTTTCCCCAGTTGTCCAGGGAGAAAGCTCCGTACATCGGCATTACAGTGCCGACGACCAGTTCATCGTAGTCATACAGGACTGTTTCCGGCTTACTCTGCGTCTCTTCCGCGCCGGGGGTCCCCTCCGCAAATGCCGCGGAAAGGATCATCGTCAGCATTAACAGGACCGCTAATACTTTTTTCATAATACCCCTCTTGTCATACTGATTTCTGGTTTCTTCTATCGATATTATACTGTTTTTTCTGTTTCGCACAACTCAGTATAATCAAATGTGAAGGTGTAATTACCCGCCGCGCAGCACAGGCTGCGCGGCGGGGTTTTGCTTTTTGATTATTCGTAGGTTTCACCGATGCATACACCGAATCCGGACAGGCCCAGGGGCGTATCATAGTCATCGATGATGATGCCGTTGCCCGCTGCCTGGTAGCGGATCGTGTATGCCATGTTCCGTGCCGGCATCTCACCATTCACCACGCGGAAGTTCGCGGTATATCCATCAATCACCGGGCTCAGCACTGAGTACGCTTCACCGTAAGTCAGCGTCCTCTGGTAGGTCGGCGCAGCCTGGGTACCATCTTCGTATACATACAGGATTGTCAGCGTATACTCGTTGGCCGTATAAACCACATCCAGCGTAGTATCCGACATAATGGTACCGCTTACGCGTTCCTTGTCTGCCTTGTGGCCAGTCAGGATCGGCGAAGCCACGTTGTACACCGATCCGGCCATGTACTGGGCTGTGAAGGTATCTGCAGCCTTTTCGCCGTTCACCTGGCCAATCCAGTAGTTCACAGTCAGCCGATACCTCTGGATAACAGGAACCGTATCCGTGCCAGGTTCGCTGGGCACTTCTTCGTCTGTCGGATCGGCGCCCTTTGCGGTTGCAACGTTCACAACATTGCCCGCTTCGACATCCTTTTCCGTCACCACATAGCTGGTCGTGAATTCCTTTTCTTCACCGGGTGCCAGGCTTTCGATCGTCTCGTTCAGGCCAGTCAGTTCATCCTCAACCTTCACGTTGGTCATCGTCAGGTTACCGTCATTGGTAACCACAATCCGGTACTCGATCGTCTCACCCAGCATGTAGCCGTCTGCACTGGCAGGCTCGCTGGTAGAGATCTTCGTCACCGTCATATGGCCCTTCGGATCATCCGTCGGATCGTCCTTAGTGCCTGTGCCGGGATCAGTCGGATCTTCCGTCTTGTTGTCACCGTCAGCGGTTGCTACGTTCTTCACGCCGCCCGCCAGGATGTCGTCCTCGGTCACCGTATAGGTTGTCGTGAATACCTTTTCCTCGCCGACTGCCAGGCTCTCGATTGTCTCGTGCAGGCCCGTCAGTTCGTCGTCCACCTTCACGTTCGTGATCGCCAGGTTGCCGTCATTCGTGACGGTGATCTTGTAGCTGATGGTTTCACCCAGAGCATAGGTCTCACCGTTCGCCGGCGTGGAGGTCGTTTCCTTCACGACGTTCAGGCTCGGATCCGGCTTCTCGGTCGGGTCTTCCTTCGTTCCCTTGCCGGGTTCGGTCGGTTCTTCCGACTTGTTCTCACCGTCCGCCGTCGCTTCGTTCTTCACGCTGCCCGCCAGGATGTCGTCCTCGGTCACCGTGTAGCTCGTCGTGTATACCTTGTTCGCGCCGACTGCCAGGCTCTCGATTGTCTCGTGCAGGCCCGTCAGTTCGTCGTCCACCTTCACGTTCGTGATCGCCAGGTTGCCGTCATTCGTTACGGTGATCTTGTAGCTGATGGTTTCGCCCAGAGCGTAGGTCTCACCGTTCGCCGGTGTGGAGGTGGTTTCCTTCACGACGTTCAGGCTCGGATCCGGCTTCTCGGTCTTCACCGTCGCATCCGCAGTCTTGGTGAGATTGTCAAGCGCTGCCGTCACCGTATTGGTGAATTCGCCCTTGAGGATATCCTCTTCTGTGATCGTGTAGGTTGCGGTAGTATTGACCGTTTCGCCGCCCGCCACATTCTCGAAGGAGTTCTTTGCAAGGGTTACGCCTTCAATCTCGCTCAGCGCGATCGTCTTTGCTGCTTCATAGATATTGGTTGCAGTGATGGTGAAGGTTACTTCATCGCCCAGCCCGTACGGTCCTTCTTCCGCAGTCTTGGTGACTACCAGGGACGGATCCACAGGCTTTTCGCCTTCTCCTTCGCCGTCGGTCACTGTCAGGTCACCAAACACGGTCTTGATCTCATAGTTGGCAGCCTTGGTCCCTTCATTCAGCGTGTAAGTGAACTTGTTCTCGCTGCTGCCCACCAGGGTCTGGGTACCGGTCACGTTATAAGTCGCGCCTTCTTCACCGACAAATCCTTCTCCCGTGACCGTAACCTTGTTATTTGTCAGCGGAGTACCATCATAAACCTTCTGACCGCCTTCGCTGATCAGGTTGACCGTACGCTTGTTGATCTTCAGCGTTGATGTCAGTGTCGCTTCAGATGAGTAGTTCGGGTTCGTCGCCTTCACGTAGATCGTGTACTCGCCGGCGTCAACCTTCGTCAGGCTGCTCAGGTCGGATACATACTCACCGTCTTCGGTGAAGCTGTAACTGTACGTCGTGGTTCCGGTCTTGGCTGTGCTGCTCGGAGTCTTCGTACTCGCATGAGCGGTTCCGTCATACGTATACTCGTCATCTTCCAAGCTGATCGTGAACTTCTCGCTGGTCTTTTCAATTGTCAGCTTGCCCGGTGTGACGGTGATGTCATAGTTCTTCGTCACATCATTCTCGCCCGCCAGGATCTTCACATTGGTCTTTTCGGTGATGGTTCCGTTGTAGGTACCAACTTCGGTTCCCTTTGCGGAGTACTTCACATTGTCCGTATGTCCGCTTACCAGGCCGTCTCCGCTTACCGTTACCGTCGTCAGTTCGATCTCGCTGCCGGTATACGTCTTCGTGTCTGTCTCGCCCGTGAACGTCACCTTCCGGGCATTGATCGTCAGCTTCGCTGTCGTCTTTGCTCCGTCTGTGTAGTTCGGGTTTGTCGCCTTCACGTAGATTGTATACTCGCCGGCACTTACCTTCTTCAGACTGCTCAGGTCAGACACATACTCGCCATCTTCAGTGAAGCTGTAACTGTACGTCGTGGTTCCGGTCTTGGCCGTGCTGCTCGGAGTCTTCGTACTCGCATGAGCGGTTCCGTCATACGTATACTCGTCATCTTCCAGGCTGATCGTGAACTTCTCGCTGGTCTTTTCAATTGTCAGCTTGCCCGGTGTGACGGTGATGTCATAGTTCTTCGTCACATCGTTCTCGCCCGCCAGAATCTTCACGTTGGCCTTCGCCGTGATGGTGCCGTCATACGTGCCGACTTCGGTTCCCTTCGCAGAGTAAGTCACATTGTCCTTATGTCCGCTTACCAGGCCGTCACCGCCTACCGTCACCTTTGTCAGCTCAATCTCGCTGCCGGTATATGTCCTCTTGTCTGTTTCACCCGTGAAGGATACAGAACGCGGATTGATCGTCAGCGTGCCGGCCTCGGCCGTAATCACGTAGTTCTCGGTCACGTCCGTATCGCCGTGCATGATCTTGTAGCCCGCAGCAATCGGGTTGTTCCCTTCTGCTGTGTCTGCCACATTCGTTGCACTGCCCGTCGCGGTCGCTACCAGCTCATCGCCTTCCAGCAGTTCGCCGCTCGTTACCGTCACTTCCGTGTTCGTCAGGGCGTTGCCGTTATAGGTCTGTTCGCCATCCCCTGCCGTGATTGTGATCTCCACGGAAGCCTTGGTTACTTCCAGTTCTCCCTGCTTATAGGCAATGGTGTAGTTCTCCGCCTCGGTGTTCTCTTTCAGCGTATGGCCCGTAATCGTGTTCGCGCTCTTGCCGACCACCGTCTGGCTGCCTTCAACCGTTACGCTCGCCAGGCCTTCTTCGCCGACAAACGCGCCCTTTGTAATCTTGTATGTATTCTTGGTCAGTGCGGTTCCGTCATACTCCTTCGTCGCACTGTCCGCAGTCAGTTCAATCTCCACGGGATTGATCGTCAGCGTGCCGGCCTCGGCCGTAATCACGTAGTTCTCGGTCACGTCCGTATCGCCGTGCATGATCTTGTAGCCCGCAGCAATCGGGTTGTTCCCTTCTGCTGTGTCTGCCACGTTCGTTGCACTGCCCGTCGCGGTCGCTACCAGCTCATCGCCTTCCAGCAGTTCGCCGCTCGTTACCGTCACTCCGTGTTCGTCAGGGCGTTGCCGTTATAGGTCTGTTCGCCATCCCCTGCCGTGATTGTGATCTCCACGGAAGCCTTGGTTACTTCCAGTTCTCCCTGCTTATAGGCAATGGTGTAGTTCTCCGCCTCGGTGTTCTCTTTCAGCGTATGGCCCGTAATCGTGTTCGCGCTC
It encodes the following:
- a CDS encoding Cna B-type domain-containing protein, with the protein product MKMKRAVALLLTFMMLLQVMPVSVIAEPGESAGKHFKQVESNDIVGAAAVEQAFSIIFDMDDKEAEETVSTFRKWLSWLLGEPKTEHSDRRESRIRRRGEPIGELPKQAEGKKHVYGWFNRNKGEYVTAETPVEEDMTLTPVGINEEEIKLEQPDLKVEVPAGAVPENTEITAVPVEAEEIAAIVEETMGGEAGEIRAVDITLTDTFIDEAVEPEKPVEVTMSIAGMDTTNLTVLHIKDDNTTETVPFTLEGDNVIFQANSFTVYAVVNPPSQEDEARIEINFYNGSTLLATMYVKNSDELDDLETILYDPGTGTLGERETFRGWTFDPNYTADTANSRYNAETNPNGMMTIKDIRKWAEDKLITEGESVNIYAMIFTHFVVTYLDLDIYSPDSETSLSLGAHSVYLTRNETQGEYTIAMPYTPHDGMHNFEGWNVEEGAGNIKSATYTSGGTTTNVEPPYLNGTKIILEGDVTFRVNAPEGFWLVFESEGGNYIAPQFLEPEESAVMPQNDDMHKTGYHFMGWNTQRDGSGQAFTGGRITDRTVIYAQWEENTTAPYRYLIYQQSEGSIGKTAAQLTPEDYVLVASVPVASGRVHSNIAYTITNNGDEDFVTVNGQTFHYKGFNCEQPTEDVEITADGEAVLPLYFNRIKYNLRFYLYWERNGTYYYGNNSAAGNNTFGVVSHYTATNTNQLPTTSRATTTSVVRSVINEDNTERNYNATYFTISAYYGENISQQWPTYDQITGPNNNRQPVSFVMMVGTRLKPNPSASGDGTVKGIISRMNEDILGATNNVNGNFLVVRFNSYNEWTYHLWFEAVNGEIPEGAESKVLEFTGKTYYHYTNHRDCMHTRSSNTQPYSQNPSQYEGFTVVMQSESRAYYDGVDDSIPVGTGNSGHYPRLNYYYNRQSWPITYYDGIYVDGDGVQLDVGGNNPLTSSMNEFGKNYLYNETIPDNARNFDPTSKLTAELQEQYVFDGWYFDKSCTTPYPWYKMPMDGIKVYAKWKQKEYRVFLHPNVPDEDKDVDWGSDNQKMSFKVPYNGKISLPDGRQETAELIGWYQNEACTELFNDEETKLNDSTTHPYDKEHEFTDPINEYGILGPNPTNADLDRQWVQKKIDLYATWRSILIGAEGINVQYDAVEGRGTNAPEDHTLYLDSALAVVQSAATPVSDKEAFRYWVLQKWDEDAGKFVDIEPIKQFVPGDTFTVLLENARTQPNGCDNQGNPKYIYTVQLRAEYGPKDSPTPTHIWWYSNFGSNEVVKGNTIGDTTGILNLGINQAVAIKPANTFTREGYKFLGWARIESTDDEGNPISGHPTIYNLTEDDLYLVYDESNNNFKTKSGTSVTQVAADEEYPYHDMFAVWEKLYKVTVKKVVDGLYDGTTFTISQTGLDETANFTLAHNGQKEFADIAKGTAVTINETNVPIGYTLVSITAQRVTDKDGNALTNPEAITLTNNGFTAPEGDVVVTVTNKRKTTKIHAAKTWTDNNDQDGKRANVGAKFQLYKKVGETSTAVGEAVDVPATDGEVKVWEGLPVYEGGVAITYYVVETKTGTTASEYTASGDGENKGITATEIADLGTITVTNSHTPVTTKIHAAKTWTDNNDQDGKRANVGAKFQLYKKVGETSTAVGEAVDVPATDGEVKVWEGLPVYEGGVAITYYVVETKTGTTASEYTASGDGENKGITATEIADLGTITVTNSHTPVTTKIHAAKTWTDNNDQDGKRANVGAKFQLYKKVGETSTAVGEAVDVPATDGEVKVWEGLPVYEGGVAITYYVVETKTGTTASEYTASGDGENKGITATEIADLGTITVTNSHTPVTTKIHAAKTWTDNNDQDGKRANVGAKFQLYKKVGETSTAVGEAVDVPATDGEVKVWEGLPVYEGGVAITYYVVETKTGTTASEYTASGDGENKGITATEIADLGTITVTNSHTPVTTKIHAAKTWTDNNDQDGKRANVGAKFQLYKKVGETSTAVGEAVDVPATDGEVKVWEGLPVYEGGVAITYYVVETKTGTTASEYTASGDGENKGITATEIADLGTITVTNSHTPVTTKIHAARTPGPKITTRMASVRTSARNSSCTRRLAKHRQRSARQWMCLRQTAKSKCGKACRYTKAA
- a CDS encoding ABC transporter substrate-binding protein, translated to MKKVLAVLLMLTMILSAAFAEGTPGAEETQSKPETVLYDYDELVVGTVMPMYGAFSLDNWGNSTSDVDVRRLIHGYNLVEWNTSVSGFQLDPSVVTIGSVVTRDTAGDHVYSLTLYDDLYYSDGTKITAWDYAFSWLLRTSPLISEIGGATKQADYLLGWNDYAAGNTPYLAGVQVTGDYSLKITINAAYLPFFYEVSLLDCYPYPIQVIAPGCEVADDGNGVYIRNKGNAGGDALFTADLLKNTLLNTTSGYVSHPEVVSGAYRLVSFDGREARFELNPYYKGNSEGMKPVIPRIVYKMANNETMIDELLQGKYGLLNKVSRADVVQDAMTRAVGEGSFAADAYPRPGLSFITFNGENPATADPEVRKAIALCLDKEALKDDYVGEYGVKTDGFYGLGQWMYQMVSGTLAQEPDEGMTEAEKEQLQKDWEEVTLADLETYEFNTDRANQILDAAGWTLNRTGGTYDSSKDDVRCKNINGELVPLELKLFYPVTTDIGEALDIWFAAPLKEAGISLTTETSDAILPIYYGQTDTDYDMLYLGTNFEVAFDPSPMFMEGGAVNVCGVKDEELVKLAGEMRQTEQGDLLTYCTKWLSFLKRFTEVEPMIPVYSNVYYDFHPEVLQNYKITQYISWADAIVGSYFSDVAEESAETAQ